gacagctccaccaaagcactgcccttttatgacTTATGtaagcgatactatcgccatctgtgtatgtgcatatcgctttaaTCATACCTGGTGTTGAAACATTAATGACCAGCGGTTTAGGTATTTGGGGAAACCCTTTCCGTAAATAACTGCGAGTTGAAGTCTATTCCTGCACCTAAGACTGCATGATCGAATGAATGctggagagccggccggtgtggccgaacgattctaggcgcttcagtctggaaccgtgcgaccgctacggtcccaagttcgaatcctgtcacgggtatggatgtgtgtgatgtccttaggttagttaggtttaagtagttgtaagttttaggggactgatgacctcagatgttaagtcccatagtgctcagaggcatttgaaccatttttgagtgctgGAGATGCGAAACCTACCTTTTAACCATAGAACGGCCCGGGCAACGGGCGACCATAAGCGGGCCGTTGGCCGTAGACACCTCGCCCGTTGCCGTAGGCTGGGCGCCAGCGGCCGTAGGTAGGGGACCGGCGGCCCCCGGAGGCGGCGGCTGCAGAAGCCGAGGAGCCCCAGGGTCCGGATGAAGCGGAAGCGGCGGCCGCCGCGGCGGATGAGGACGCGCCGCGTCGGCCCAGCCGAGACACCTGGCGGCGGTGCCTGGAATGAGTGTCCGGCGAGTCCTTCGTGTCCTGCGCGTCATCTTCTGCCGATACGAGCTCGTCCGCCTGCTGGTCGCCGACCTCACCTCCTGGGTGCTGCATAACCAGCTGGGCCGCTTCCCCGAGATGCGGCGGCAGAGATGTCGTATATGTGGAGGCAGAAGCATCGCTTTCAGGGATGGCTGTTTCTTCCCTGATGGGGTTGTGAGGCGACGGATGTTCTTGAGGCTGTTCCTGGACATGACTACACGCCACTCCAACTGGAACGCTCACAGCTGCATTCCCTGGGCGGGCTTCCCACCTGCATCTGTAGCCCGTTCTGAGATCGATAGGAGCTCTCTGAGTCGGAATTTCTCTTCTTTTGACGGCCGGTTTCCAGTTTGCCCTGCCAAAGTAAACATCAGTTATTTCGATGGATAAGAAATCGTGAAATAATCGTCATGTGCATCAGTCATGAACAATAACATGAATGAACTAAGAACAACACATTAACACGAATGCATTAGgcgtaagttcgtaacgtttttgcACTTttcgtgttggtattccggttggtaATGGTTTATTTACCAGTTTCCTTTTAaatctgtagttcactgttgccatttgaGTTTACGGACTGGCATTTTGTCATTTGCAATAATGAGCGTAACTGTGGACTCTAGAACATTGATTgtcaaatggagaaatcggaacatttccgccatatccttctgtttgagttcaaaagaggggtgacagcagtgaaGACAGCCAGAAACGTTTTCACCGTGAACAGGGATAATGCCACTCGACGGAGCAcggcaagaattttttttttcgtttcgatGGCGTTCGTTTGAaatcaggaagaccttcgaggattgaagaagatcgtttaaacgcaggaATCCACGATGGGCCATGtcggtgtactcgagaactggaaagAGTGATCAACTGTGACcaccaccatcgtgcgacatttgcaggcATTGTGCAAGGTTAAAAAATCGGGTATATGGGTACTATATACCAAAATCCTAAAAATCAGCGTCTGGCCTTGCTACTTGTCATgaattggttcgtgaacaacactgaccattcctagcCTGCTACACCAACCGTGTAGTATGTGCCGACGTTATGGACATGAGGCACATCAGTGCTGAGAGTGCCGATGGGCTGTGATCCATCGTAACGGtatatcagtttcttgtacttacgcCCAAGATTTTATAGAATCTGTCCCTCCCTAATTAATGTGTAATGTACTTTAGGTATAAATGTTGCTAAGCAGATATTGCATAAACGTCAAAAATCAATCATGACGCAAAAAGCAGTTGAACCTTTTTTGAGGTAGTCAGCAGGTCGTGATCTTGTGTTTATCGTTCCTTACTctcggtcacgggttcgattctcgTCCGAGACAGGGATTTTCCGCTTGGGACTGGACGTAAGTATCGTCGACGTGCatgtcgccgaagttgcgtcaaataaAATTTGCTCCAGACAGTCGAACTCTCCAGCAACGAACTCCTAGCCAAAAAAAGCTATACGCACGTCTTTCAGTTTGGCTAAACAGATGGTCGAACTCtcgtagccggccgtagtggcccagcggttctaggtgctacagtctggaaccgcgcgaccgctatggtcgcaggttcgaatcctgcctctgtcatggatgtgtgtgatgtccataggttagttaggtttaagtagttctaagttataggggactgatgacctcagaagttaagtcccctagtgctaagagccattttttgaactctcgGAGAGGAATGCCATGCTACAAAGGCAAGGGGAGATTTCATCAGCTGATAATGTGCATAGGTAGGGTGAACTAGCTACAATAGTAGAGGCAAATGCTTCGTTAATGTACCTGTTCCTCCTGTGGACTCTATTGAAGCTAGTATAGTGGTATCTTTTTTCTTATAAAGAGATTGAGGATGTGTCAGCATTTATTGACAGTCTAGAAGCTACTGCTAGTCTGGATCGTTGGTTGAACGAAGTAAGATTGACACAACCAAGTTAGATTGTGGGTGAAACGTCATGAATATTGTGCGGTTGAACAAGGTGCTCACATTTCAGTAACTCAAGAAAGGACTCTATCAGCGCTACTGCATGCAGATTAGTGTCAGATTCTTCAGGCAATAACTCAATGGCCTGTCTCAGAAACGAAAGGAGTCGGTCGAAACATTACTAGATAGAATTAggaaaattaatatgaaaatgtatGAGTTAACGCAGAATGAGGAGTCTCATGAAATTATTCAGCACGAGGTAAAGCACGTGTCCGGGAAGGTACGAATGGAGAACCTAAAGGATCTGGCTGTTATTAGTGGGGTTGCTACGCAACTGGAAGAAGCGGACATAATGACTCGGTTGCCGGATAAACAGAGCATCTTTTCTGAGCATCAAAGTGCTATAGGTATGAATATGCGTGCCACATTTGGAAACAATATAGTCCACCACAATGCTGTGGGTGTGGGGCAGTAGGACGTCGGGTGAAGGTTAGGAAGCACTGGGCGACGTCGGAGTAAGGATCCGTTAAAAACCAACGGAAATTCATCTGCCAGACGGCGTTACCAGTAAGGCATAATGCTTCTAAGGCGTATGCAGAGGTGAAGTGTTTCTTGGTGGGCATGGTGAAGGGAATGGGACATACGTTTTTAGTGGACGTACGGACTCAAATGTCGGCATTCATTCCGTACGTCTTGGAGACGAAAAAACAAATTACGTGGAGTATACGACCATGATGTGGTATCTTTGGAATCAATATTGCTCATTTTCTGTATTGGAGCAAAGAATTTTCGGGAATATATGGAAGTATCTCCCCACGTAACTGAGCGCTACTGCGCAATGCTAGGGCTGGATTTTCTGAAGAAGCGTCATACAATACTCAGTCTTTCACAGTACACCACCAAACTCATTGCGGGAGTGTTCCACCTGGGTACGACTGTCACAAATGACACTTTGTCGCAAGGCCCGTCGATCATGAAGGTGGAACTGAACAAACTGCGTACACCTACATAAAACTCAATTTGCATGATATAGAACTCATGTAACGCTTTCGAGTGAGTACATCATAAGTATTACTCATCAAATACACCTCAGAATGACAAGTTCAAAACACGTGCATTCCAAACTACATATTATGAAAAGCACAAGTTGTTACGTGCTCGCTCTACAAAAGGAAAATTGTTCTGCTGCTCATGTTTGCTCTTAACCACAAGAAAACCTGTGTCATACGCTGAGGCTTTCGaagatctcaagaaaatgtctaGAGGTTTAGCAGGGCATTCTGCTTTGAAAGACAATCTAAGCAACTTAATTTCATTTCTAGAACTAATCAAAGAAGCGTTTGGTATTTCAGAGCTCCTACGGTTTCAAAAATAGCCTCCTAGActtcaactttattttttttctctgtgtttttAAAAACACATTTCAACATTCGCGAGGAAAAAAACTGATGCACAGTTTTTCAACTGAACTGTCTCAGCATGCGTAACTTGCACGAGAAGCATAAGAAATTGAGATAAACTGATCGAATTTTTAAATTCTACGAAACACACGACCTATTCCCAACCTGAATCTTCCATGAATAGAGCTAAAAGGATGAATATATTGGCAATCCACTGATGTCAAAATACAAATGGGTGTACCTCAAGGTACGGGATAGTTCTGTACCACAAATGGAAAGAAGATTTTTCACATTAtgacaaacagcccttttcaaaattTGTCGGTACTACTCAGTTCGCTAGTAACACTCAGCATATGTCCGTACACGGTGTGGATTCAGTATTACAAACAAATGATTCGTCCTTCAGTCGCCCGCAGCTGCGTGTAGAGCTGGAGACTGCATTGCCTTCCCAGCACAAAGAAAAGTTTCACTCTGTAAGTCTGGAGAAGCAATCAAAAGAAATCTTTCAAACAATTTCGTTTAATTGCCACCGTTTCTGCAACAAGTGCTTTTGTATAAAGAAGTTTTTCTTGTCTGAAACatgtaaaaatttatttcagaAACCGTATAGCCCAGGATCGCTTATCAGCTCTTGGTTGTATTCAATAGAAAAACGAGCACTGCGAATGCTTCAAAGCCGAGACATATTGTAAGAAGATGTCATCGAAAGATGTGGGAAGAAGAAGAACCGTCGAGTTAAATTGTTTTACAAGTAACAAGGCTCACACACCCAGCCTACCAGTTTGTTTGTATATAAAAGTGAGTATCAGTATCATTATTATTAGTAATAGtactcgtagtagtagtagtagtagtactagtcgTAGTCTTAGTTGTCGTCGTCTTAATAGtactggtagtagtagtagttgttgttgttgatgatgatgacgacgatgatgatgatgccgtgatggtcgtcgtcgtcatcgtcattatTTTTGAACGTTGGGTACGCGTGCATTACAATGGAAGGAATGGGGATTTTCCAATATGTTTCCTGGCCTTCCCAGAGTTTAGGCCCATGATCCGCCACTGAAAATGCAAGAGATAGCGGAAGCGGGTGACTTCGGGCTGATCAGTTGAAGAGGCATCAAGGACTACCTTACGATATGGAAAGTACTGCCAGAAGATGCCGAGCAGTCATCACATTGCCCACCACAACAGAGGGAGAAGGGGCATAACAGCATTGACGTAGCAGAAAGGCAGAGTGACTTTGGAGTTGGCGGTCTGATGGCTTCACCTCGAATCAACTTCAGCAAAACAAGGACTGACTAAGCCTATATAAACATTCCTGTTTGATAGTAGTATTGCAGTCTGCCAGCCACCAACTCCTCGATTCTATAATTATGTTATGGCTTACTTTGATAGAAACTGTGGTTTCAGCAAACCAAGGACTGGCCTAGCCCGTACAAAGACTGATCATTTCTAGTAGTATTGTAGTCtgcagaatcctgcctcgggcatagatgtgtgtgatgtccttaggttagttaggtttaagtagttctaagttctaggggactgatgacctcagatgttatgtcccataatgctcagagccatttgaaccatttttttgtagtctgCAAGCCACCAACTCCGAGTGGGGACCTGCGATGGTCTATGTGTCTACGTAGGTCAACCAGTCTCCACCTCTGGATTCTGCTGAACCTAGCTGGGGCGCTACTGCTCGAAACCAAAGCTGTGGACTTGGTTCTCTACAACCGACGCGCCACCTGGTGGCCTGCAGTTGGAACCTAGAGCAATGCAGCCGTTCAGCCACTTTCGCTTGCGCAGGCAAATCCTTCCTGCATGCTCCTTCCCATGTGAGTGGATGCTACTGCTGCTGTTTCTGCTGCTGTGACCCGTCTCATCCACGCTAGGTCCACGGCGTGATCAGGCGTGCCTCGGCACGCTCCCTCCTATGTAGCTGGGAAGCCTCTAGTCAGCATTGTGggctgctttggtcatcagtctcgcTGAGTCGCTGCCACCACCATTCCACCATCCGCACGATGCTACAACG
This sequence is a window from Schistocerca americana isolate TAMUIC-IGC-003095 chromosome 4, iqSchAmer2.1, whole genome shotgun sequence. Protein-coding genes within it:
- the LOC124612928 gene encoding uncharacterized protein LOC124612928, whose product is MRSLWTLRLLAAAAVSALRGASGLPAPAPAFLSTGVAVGEEMPALAYAGAGTFQNGVYTTMYDSFGEPLHSFWPLDGLWNGAELAPWLSTNTFRANWKPAVKRREIPTQRAPIDLRTGYRCRWEARPGNAAVSVPVGVACSHVQEQPQEHPSPHNPIREETAIPESDASASTYTTSLPPHLGEAAQLVMQHPGGEVGDQQADELVSAEDDAQDTKDSPDTHSRHRRQVSRLGRRGASSSAAAAAASASSGPWGSSASAAAASGGRRSPTYGRWRPAYGNGRGVYGQRPAYGRPLPGPFYG